Part of the Thalassoroseus pseudoceratinae genome, GACGCTAAAGTGCTGCTTAGTAACAAAACCTACCCCTTCTGGTTATACCGGCTGTACGATTTCTTTTGTTTCGGTAACCAGCGAACACGCGCTCACAATTCTAGTGTGATGGACAAAATTAAATGAAGGTTAGTGTCGCAATTTGTACTTGGAATCGTGACTCACTTTTGGAGAAAACGCTGCTGGAAATGCGGTCCCTCAAAGTTCCATGTGACGTCAGTTGGGAACTACTAGTTGTTAACAACAACTGCAGCGACGATACTGATGGTGTTGTTGGAAGGCTTTCCGACGAATTGCCGATCCGATTGCTTCACGAGCCAAAGCCGGGCCAATCGAACGCCCGAAACTGCGCAATTCGCAAAGCCGAAGGCGAATTGTTAATCTGGACTGATGACGATGTCTTGGTCGACAGCGACTGGATTAGTCAATATGTGCGTGCAGCCGAGGCTCATCCAGAAGCGGATTTCTTTGGAGGTACCGTTGATCCATATTTCGAGCAGAAGCCGCCCCGTTGGCTTCTCAACGAACTTGTGTATCTTGGCAGCGTCTATGCCCTAAGGCAACTTGATGCGAAAGTCAGACCGTTCCGTGGAGATGAGATCCCGATGGGCGCGAACATGGCTTTCCGCACCAAAATCCTCCGAAAAGAAAATTTTGACCCACGCCTTGGTAACGCAGGCAACAACAATCTTCGTGGAGATGATGCCGAGCTGCTTCGCCGTTTAATGGTGGAGGGATATCGAGGGTTATGGGTTGGACCGGCGCGTGTGCGTCATTTCGTGCCGAGGCACAGAATGACGCGACGGTACGTTTGGAAGTGGTTTGAAGGTAGTGGCCGCTCAAGCGTATTGCGAAATGGAAAAGACAATAGCTCGCGATTGTTCGGTGCGCCTCGCTGGGCTTTTAGAAAATTGTTAGAATCTGGGACCGAGACCATTCTTCGGTACCCTCGTCGAGACGATCGATGGCTGAAAGCGTTCTGCAATACGGCGACGATGCTCGGTGTTATCCGCCAACACCGTGCAGACGAAAGCGTGAGCAACGGCAACCTTAAACAAAACAACAGCGAGGCACGATAATGCCCTCGATGTTGGTTGTCGTTCCAAGCTTCCCAGTAGTCACCCAAACATTCGTACTCCGGGAGATCGTCTCAATCCGCGATGCCGGTTGGGAAGTTCACGTATTAACTTGTTCGACTGGTGACGCGACTGCTTGGGATCAAGCAAAACATTTCGGTATCTCGCAAGAACATGTTCATGTTCTGAACTGGCGAACTTGTAAACTCTTTTCAATACGTACCGTGATGGAACTCTCTAAACCAATTGCGCGGAAAGCAGCTGACTTCGCTCATTATGGTTTCACGCTTGGGCTGAGGCGACTGAATTACTTTCACCAGCTATCTCACGTCAAAGCAATCCAATCCGTCGACATCGTACATTGCCACTTCACGGAAGCTGCTGCCGACACTGGAGTCGGTTTGGCTCAAATCCTGAAACGTCCGTTAACGATCCTTGCACATGACAGTTTTCTTGAAAAAGCTTCTGCCACAGGCCTAAGAAAAATCCAGAGGGCTGCCTCCATAGTTTTTTGCGTGAGTAAGGGATGGGTGAAGGTTTGGGAAAAAGCAACAGGCTCAAATGACAAGTTGCAATACATGCCGAATTCCATCGATATTGATGAGTTCGAATCCGCTGCTACCATGATGGCAGAGAAATCAAGAGAGGTCGTTCCACGAACTTTAAGAGCAATAACAATCGGTCATTTCCATGGCGGCAAGCGACAGGGTGATCTCGTTCGCGCGGCGGCCCTTCTTAAAGAAGAGGGTGTTTGCCTAAACTGCACTATGGTAGGGGATGGTCCTGAACGCCGTGAGGTCGAGGCCTTGGCTGTAAAATATGGAATTGAAACTCAAGTCGTTTTTTTAGGCTCGCTCACGCATAGAGAAGTTCGTGAACAGCTAGTCCATGCAGACGTACTAGTGCATTGCAGTCAGCAAGAATCTTTTGGCATAGTAATAATCGAAGCCATGGGAGCTTCCTTACCGGTTGTAGCGAGCCATACTATCGGCGCAGATGATTCCGTCCTGGAGAATGTAACTGGACATCTATATAAAGTTGGAGACATCGGAACGCTCGCCCGCCGCTTGGCTGACTTGGCAAAAGACCGGCAACGGCTTCACTCACTGGGACTGGCCGGTCGTAAACGTGTAGAGAAACTGTTCGCCTGGGATAATCGAATGGCACAAATGTTTAATGAGTGGCAGTCGGTTATCCGCATACACCGTCAGAACTTAAGAACACGACTTTGACATTTGCTCACTACTTCATTCGGTTAAAAAATTTTCTGCGAAACCACAAGATGAGTTCCGGATGTCCTTTTTGCCGCACACATTCACCGATGTATAGAGTAGCCTTGTACTCCTACCCTCGTACGACACAATGAATATTCTATATCTCACAGGCAACCCAAACCTTGGTAGCACGACTCGGGTGCTACAAGGACTGCTCAAGCAACCTAATTTCGGCAGTAGATTTGTAACGGTCGGCCATGACGGTGCAATGGCAAGATGGTTAGCCGAACATAATGTGCCTCGCCTAGTTATTTCCATGGACGCACCTTCGAAAAAAACAGTACTGAGAAGTAGTTGGCGTGTTCTCAGAGTCGCTAGCTGGGCTAAGCGGCGCGGTGTTTCTGTCGTGCATTGCAACGAACATGATATCTATCCGTTCGGCAGGGTTGTCGCACGGCTGATGGGTGTGCCGGTTGTTTGCCATGTGCGATTTCGTATTGAACGTGGATTTGCCCAGTGGGCCTTCGGCGGGCGTCGCTGCCCCGATGCTTTAATGTGGACGTCGAAATCTCAGCAGGACGCTTGTCAGGATGCAGTGGTAGGAATTGTATCGGAAGAGCGGCAGCACTTGGTTTTTTTAGGTGTGGAACCAACGCAGTTCAATCCGCAGCAAGGCGTTCGCGAGCGAATACGTCGGGAGTGGAATGTTCTAGATCATGAAATTGTGATTGGAACTGCCAGCCACTTTGAACCACGGAAGCGGATACCGGACTTCATTGAACTCGTTAGGCGTTTGCGAGCTCGCGGGTTACCCGTGCGTGGAGTGTACGCGGGCGAACCGTCGATACACTTTCCCAATCATGCGAGCGACGTCCAGCAAGCCCACAATCTATCAGGCTTGGGCGACCGACTGCTACGATTAGGGAAAGTAAAGCCGATCGAGCCGTTCTATCAAGGGATTGATGTCTTTGTCAGTACTAGCGAAATGGAGACGTTTGGAAACAGCGTCTGCGAAGCAATGGCAGCATCCAAGCCGGTTGTCGCTTACTCGGGCGGTTCCGTGCATGAAGTGATTGGACCGGTGGGGCAAGTGGTTGCTGACCGGGACTTGGACGCTCTGACTAACGCCGTTACAGTGTTGGTAAGTCACTCTAATCTTCGCGACGAACAAGGCCGTCTTGGGCGCGAACGTGTGGAACACGAGTTCACACCGCAAATAGTTGCCGAACGGTTTCAAACAATTCATTCGCTGGTCCATAGCTATCGAACGTCCAGTAAATCTCGATAGTTCCCAAAACCTTGGCTCTGGATGAGTGATTCCCTACTGGTCGGAACAAGACCAGTGAGGGTTAACCAAAACTTAAGCTTTATCTGATACGGTCGCCATTTGGCACTAAGGATTCATTGGAGGGTATTATTATCCGAAACATGCTTCTGAAGGGGATATTGTTTTTTCTCAAATTGTCGCGATTACTGTCGCAACCGCATGGAAGTGTCATTTGTGGACCGCCATCTCCCGAACGCAACCGAGGAGATGAGGCTCTGCTGAGATCAACGCTTGAACGACTGGACTCGACGCGGGAAACGGAATTGGTGATGACCGGTCCTGGCGATCCGCCACCATTCGTGAGCAACTGTTCGATGCCCGTCTATAGGAAATTTCATCAGGCGTTCAATACTGATCGAGCCTTTATAGAGCGGGTTAAATTTTTGACCCATATCCGAACTAAACGTGAACTCTTGCTTATAGGCGCGGATGTGATTGATGAAGGTTATGGGCCGAGCCGAAGCCGTGGTTCACTTCAGACGGTTGCGTTAGCGGCTCGATTGGGAATCCAGTGCCACATTGTCAGCTTCAGCGTCAATGAGACGCCGTCGTCTGCACTGGCCAAGCGTTTTCTCTCTCTAGGCAACAACACGATCCTAGTGCCTCGGGAACGCATTTCTTACAAGAGGCTTCAGCAAGTTGGCGTTGCAAACCTACGCCTCGGGGGGGATTTAGCGTTTCTCATGACGTCTGCTTCCGATGGAGACATTCCACAGGATATCCTAGAATTTGCTGGCCGATACCGGGGGCGTATGCTAGGTATCAATTTGATAGGCAAAGTCCTGGGCGGACAGTTGGGAAAGAGCA contains:
- a CDS encoding glycosyltransferase, encoding MKVSVAICTWNRDSLLEKTLLEMRSLKVPCDVSWELLVVNNNCSDDTDGVVGRLSDELPIRLLHEPKPGQSNARNCAIRKAEGELLIWTDDDVLVDSDWISQYVRAAEAHPEADFFGGTVDPYFEQKPPRWLLNELVYLGSVYALRQLDAKVRPFRGDEIPMGANMAFRTKILRKENFDPRLGNAGNNNLRGDDAELLRRLMVEGYRGLWVGPARVRHFVPRHRMTRRYVWKWFEGSGRSSVLRNGKDNSSRLFGAPRWAFRKLLESGTETILRYPRRDDRWLKAFCNTATMLGVIRQHRADESVSNGNLKQNNSEAR
- a CDS encoding glycosyltransferase family 4 protein; this translates as MPSMLVVVPSFPVVTQTFVLREIVSIRDAGWEVHVLTCSTGDATAWDQAKHFGISQEHVHVLNWRTCKLFSIRTVMELSKPIARKAADFAHYGFTLGLRRLNYFHQLSHVKAIQSVDIVHCHFTEAAADTGVGLAQILKRPLTILAHDSFLEKASATGLRKIQRAASIVFCVSKGWVKVWEKATGSNDKLQYMPNSIDIDEFESAATMMAEKSREVVPRTLRAITIGHFHGGKRQGDLVRAAALLKEEGVCLNCTMVGDGPERREVEALAVKYGIETQVVFLGSLTHREVREQLVHADVLVHCSQQESFGIVIIEAMGASLPVVASHTIGADDSVLENVTGHLYKVGDIGTLARRLADLAKDRQRLHSLGLAGRKRVEKLFAWDNRMAQMFNEWQSVIRIHRQNLRTRL
- a CDS encoding glycosyltransferase family 4 protein, whose protein sequence is MHCNEHDIYPFGRVVARLMGVPVVCHVRFRIERGFAQWAFGGRRCPDALMWTSKSQQDACQDAVVGIVSEERQHLVFLGVEPTQFNPQQGVRERIRREWNVLDHEIVIGTASHFEPRKRIPDFIELVRRLRARGLPVRGVYAGEPSIHFPNHASDVQQAHNLSGLGDRLLRLGKVKPIEPFYQGIDVFVSTSEMETFGNSVCEAMAASKPVVAYSGGSVHEVIGPVGQVVADRDLDALTNAVTVLVSHSNLRDEQGRLGRERVEHEFTPQIVAERFQTIHSLVHSYRTSSKSR
- a CDS encoding polysaccharide pyruvyl transferase family protein, which codes for MLLKGILFFLKLSRLLSQPHGSVICGPPSPERNRGDEALLRSTLERLDSTRETELVMTGPGDPPPFVSNCSMPVYRKFHQAFNTDRAFIERVKFLTHIRTKRELLLIGADVIDEGYGPSRSRGSLQTVALAARLGIQCHIVSFSVNETPSSALAKRFLSLGNNTILVPRERISYKRLQQVGVANLRLGGDLAFLMTSASDGDIPQDILEFAGRYRGRMLGINLIGKVLGGQLGKSIWYPVFAQALALLQQKQDFGILLIPHDDLEDITDLRELSSILGEHLKKNSVHLLDPVPTAPVLKAVAGKCLHVITCRMHLAIATLGMGRPVTCFPYQGKFEGQFEHLQLSADGLWPMESLPKEPQVLAEQLRGRFEQSEAIAAHVRERLPTIQEFANKNFQGFSGFLEATSSMKSQDQTPQATVERTS